The Blautia hydrogenotrophica DSM 10507 genome window below encodes:
- a CDS encoding ribbon-helix-helix domain-containing protein translates to MQENRGLKNRIAISNAIDKELYSRLKSYSEETSIPISKLLDKAIDMYLKSVGK, encoded by the coding sequence ATGCAAGAAAATCGTGGTTTAAAAAATCGCATAGCAATATCTAACGCTATTGATAAAGAACTATATTCTCGTTTAAAATCTTATTCGGAAGAAACATCTATTCCCATAAGCAAATTACTTGATAAAGCTATTGATATGTATTTAAAGTCCGTTGGAAAATAA